Proteins encoded by one window of Eremothecium cymbalariae DBVPG#7215 chromosome 1, complete sequence:
- the TOF1 gene encoding Tof1p (similar to Ashbya gossypii AFR672C): MIQESDVKNIRLDGGVGDVLPETILKARIALLATAIGGPDHSSEQEPPPYRLGDDCLACLKDLRRWFTLVDEKQRRWDVARAAAEFKILVDDLIPILADWEERSAKAVKQSRRSGGTVGDYFRNKGYYDKVALNAFQLVVWMTWPIMLTDESSQSHIANYSDLKKHQLIYKKMLLSSNGGKVVKAAIRLASDIIRIDRLQRSPRDNALLRLVLNFLRNILAIEPSEVTISSKQRTGNRGVSAAELLPPNVSMDDISLNNVVSTFQRSKVFAFLLTISSSINSEFDAEYVKIPLLEIIFYLTKDLSHDHLFKWLDSSESSLPATVDHQNKGSSVGHRPKVISRAGEELNQLLVKERDLKRSQIRISSTRHSRFGGFFSIQTPDNVRLTVSNSHNILDQDAALKTLDNRKKWNKAVRNPADIVQGVPISFLNSAASSTYVTQENAKCLKRYLDGFITSSFNILFKLIADHFTTDESNHVMLNKIHFLLSYSWFLKYHRISSEKYNIIDPISVSQALQDTCYILLPKFLRESYEQKNWAVVHAALLAITELLMYLNQLDNPECEDTVDDIMSRMFSDENIKLLSNIPKSASSHSPQYVRACVNLNDTIFKTIEKYERNNKTLTTKSFGRYRGGRFTAKMDSSANEASKQGTAQNEDQNNEESSNDDSDIEEKSTFRMAQINFQKVLNAYIYAGTIDTYVKFLQRYQELEGDDIKKVMRFLNYVTIDVQEETFLFRIDFIILLKDMLSPNGLDYGSKNRKYVLDFATHFMSRLKEKLKKAPSWYVNLLFPNLHDRQLGHYMRYGEHKPIIQGLRRVACPTQFKPSNDHNSLSGGQPIDFKLGILVSTLIDEGKRDFVTQIHENFTRTLESYKEVAGKEIHERLTYPRSDFRSDMCDMKRALLFDGDIRALVLLLGYHLPFSEKEQCYMGGQYNLLELDNILSVLGKYLLIPFHTPNGLQSSSYLVRPTVPRGGIAHNDTVENLTDYPVNDSQNIKANDKLDDYSDRYFQDLERIEERLAGKKLPKGTAKAKAKANSKKGKKSKVKQFGVNDEHLPRNIDKKLQIVSKELISDSDDEDNLLLNPIFYENEMYLRFLLDKHNGQLPADMFAAFSRFSNERLQNGGTTVGDYSTLFNGPVPQLGDITSHDKNGSRSTSKYMLEPNTRNKFDKITNDSDLRDSPFNDDGLEGSKNIDVPLSDFEYDSTSPSNSIPPTDTVSTVSVQVASVQLPKNTKGRSYNESDSDDAVVPRKKLPRLMLSDDES; encoded by the coding sequence ATGATTCAGGAGAGTGATGTAAAGAATATTAGGCTTGATGGGGGGGTTGGGGATGTCTTGCCGGAGACTATATTGAAGGCGCGCATTGCGTTGTTAGCCACTGCAATTGGTGGACCGGATCATAGTTCAGAACAGGAACCTCCTCCTTATCGATTAGGAGATGATTGTTTGGCCTGTTTAAAGGATTTGAGGAGGTGGTTTACActtgttgatgagaagCAAAGACGGTGGGATGTAGCACGGGCGGCAGCGGAGTTTAAGATActtgttgatgatttgATTCCGATTCTTGCTGACTGGGAGGAAAGAAGTGCCAAAGCTGTGAAGCAGAGTCGGAGGTCGGGAGGAACAGTGGGGGATTATTTTAGGAACAAGGGGTATTACGATAAGGTTGCACTGAATGCATTTCAGTTGGTGGTATGGATGACTTGGCCTATTATGTTGACAGATGAATCTTCTCAAAGCCATATAGCAAATTACTcagatttgaaaaagcaTCAGTTGATATACAAGAAGATGTTATTGTCTTCTAATGGCGGTAAAGTTGTGAAAGCAGCTATTCGATTGGCTTCAGATATCATACGGATAGATAGGCTTCAGCGTTCCCCACGAGACAATGCGCTTCTTCGTCTCGTTCTTAACTTTTTGAGAAATATCCTTGCCATTGAACCCAGCGAAGTAACAATTAGTAGTAAGCAGCGCACCGGAAATAGAGGCGTTAGTGCTGCGGAGTTACTACCACCGAACGTGTCAATGGATGACATATCTTTGAATAACGTTGTATCGACATTCCAACGGAGCAAAgtttttgcatttttaCTCACAATTTCGAGTTCGATTAACAGTGAATTCGATGCAGAGTACGTTAAAATTCCTTTACTAGAGATTATCTTTTATTTAACAAAGGATCTCAGCCACGATCATTTATTTAAGTGGCTAGATTCGTCTGAGTCATCATTACCGGCAACTGTAGATCATCAGAACAAGGGTTCATCAGTTGGTCATAGACCAAAAGTGATTTCACGCGCAGGAGAAGAGTTGAATCAGTTACTCGTCAAGGAGCGTGACCTCAAGCGCTCACAAATTAgaatttcatcaacaaggCACTCTCGTTTTGGTGGGTTTTTCTCTATCCAAACACCTGACAACGTGCGGTTGACTGTATCTAATAGCCACAATATTTTAGATCAAGATGCTGCATTGAAAACCTTGGATAATCGTAAAAAGTGGAATAAAGCGGTGCGGAACCCTGCTGACATTGTTCAGGGAGTTCCGATTAGTTTTCTGAATAGTGCTGCTTCATCGACTTATGTTACACAGGAGAACGCTAAATGTCTCAAGCGTTATCTAGACGGCTTTATTACATCTTCTTTTAATATTCTATTTAAGTTGATTGCGGATCATTTCACTACGGATGAGTCGAACCATGTAATGCTGAATaaaatccattttttgttgtcaTATTCATGGTTTCTAAAATACCATAGGATCAGTAGTgagaaatataatataattgaTCCCATTTCTGTCTCACAGGCTTTGCAAGATACTTGTTATATTCTGTTGCCTAAGTTTCTCAGAGAGTCGTacgaacaaaaaaattggGCTGTTGTGCATGCTGCACTGTTGGCTATCACAGAGCTTCTGATGTATCTTAATCAATTGGATAACCCAGAATGTGAAGACACCGTCGATGATATAATGAGTCGTATGTTTagtgatgaaaatattaaattattGTCTAACATACCCAAATCAGCATCTTCACATTCACCACAGTATGTGAGAGCCTGCGTTAACTTAAACGACacaatattcaaaactatAGAGAAATATGAGCGTAATAACAAAACATTGACTACAAAAAGCTTCGGGAGATATAGAGGTGGTCGGTTTACCGCCAAGATGGATAGTTCAGCAAATGAAGCTTCTAAACAAGGGACCGCGCAAAATGAAGATCAAAATAATGAGGAATCTTCCAATGATGACAGCGATATAGAGGAAAAAAGTACATTTAGGATGGCTCAGAtaaatttccaaaaagtGTTAAAcgcatatatatacgctGGAACTATTGATACTTACGTTAAGTTTCTCCAACGTTACCAAGAGTTGGAGGGAgatgatatcaaaaaaGTTATGCGATTCTTAAATTACGTTACCATCGACGTTCAAGAGGAAACATTTCTGTTCAGAATTGACTTTATTATTCTATTAAAGGACATGTTAAGTCCAAATGGATTAGACTATGGATCAAAGAATAGGAAATATGTTCTCGATTTCGCAACCCATTTCATGTCAAGgttaaaagaaaaactaaaaaaggCCCCTTCTTGGTATGTCAACCTATTATTTCCTAATTTGCACGACCGTCAATTAGGGCATTATATGCGGTACGGCGAGCATAAACCTATTATTCAAGGTCTCCGCCGTGTTGCCTGCCCAACCCAGTTTAAACCCAGTAATGACCACAATTCTTTGTCTGGAGGGCAGCCGATAGATTTCAAATTAGGAATACTGGTATCAACACTTATCGATGAAGGTAAAAGAGATTTCGTTACTCAAATACATGAAAACTTCACAAGAACATTAGAGTCATACAAAGAAGTTGCTGGCAAAGAAATACATGAAAGATTGACCTACCCACGAAGTGACTTCCGAAGTGACATGTGTGATATGAAACGGGCTCTTCTTTTTGACGGCGATATACGTGCTCTGGTCCTTCTATTAGGCTATCACCTTCCATTTTCTGAGAAAGAACAATGTTATATGGGCGGTCAATATAATTTACTAGAATTGGACAATATATTAAGCGTACTGGGTAAGTATTTACTTATCCCATTCCATACTCCCAACGGATTACAATCGTCCTCTTATTTAGTTCGCCCAACCGTGCCCCGTGGAGGTATTGCGCATAATGATACTGTGGAGAACTTAACAGATTACCCTGTAAACGATtctcaaaatattaaagcTAATGACAAATTAGACGACTATAGCGATCGTTATTTTCAAGATCTGGAACGCATTGAGGAAAGGCTCGCTGGGAAAAAACTTCCTAAAGGTACGGCGAAAGCAAAAGCGAAAgcaaattccaaaaaggGAAAGAAATCCAAGGTCAAGCAGTTTGGTGTAAATGATGAGCACCTGCCTCGCAATATCGACAAGAAGTTACAAATTGTTAGCAAGGAGTTGATAAGTGACTccgatgatgaagataatCTACTTCTGAATCCCATATTTTACGAAAACGAAATGTATTTGAGGTTCCTTCTTGACAAACACAATGGGCAGCTTCCAGCTGATATGTTTGCCGCATTTTCCAGATTTTCAAACGAGAGACTGCAAAATGGAGGCACTACAGTGGGAGATTACAGCACATTATTTAACGGACCAGTACCCCAGCTGGGAGATATAACGTCTCATGATAAAAATGGTTCGCGGAGTACATCAAAGTACATGTTAGAACCCAATACTCGAAATAAATTCGATAAAATAACAAATGACTCAGATTTGAGGGACTCTCCATTCAATGATGATGGACTAGAAGGTTCAAAAAACATAGATGTACCTTTGAGCGATTTTGAGTATGACAGTACATCGCCATCGAATTCAATCCCGCCAACGGATACTGTCTCGACGGTGTCAGTTCAAGTAGCTTCAGTACAGTTaccaaaaaatacaaaaggTCGATCATATAATGAAAGCGATTCTGATGATGCTGTGGTCCCTCGAAAGAAGTTGCCAAGATTAATGctttcagatgatgaaagCTGA
- the AVT2 gene encoding Avt2p (similar to Ashbya gossypii AFR671W): MKGTSKQPYKKLDSSEPEPAACTSKSTRHSSPIPVSSDLQFELSTFHDYELLPTTSGARNNKNVQNNVELNLQFEDPNVSQLTNPNRGKSNMYMAFMNMANSILGAGVIGQPFAIKNCGLIGGVCLIVLLTIIVDWTIRLIVINLKLTGKTTYQDSVEFAMGTKGKLLILFVNGLFAFGGCVGFCIIIGDSIPHVLKAFFPSHSELFRRNVVISVVTLFISYPLSLNRNISKLSKASMLALVSLLLIVALVIIRAPKVEDEYKGQFTWEEAFITPRVFQGISIISFALVCHHNTSFIFFSLKNPSLKRFGNLTHISCIISMLVCLIAGYVGFLTFKDKTKGNILNNFPSNDNFINFARFCFGFNMLTTFPLEIFVLRDVVRDLLYFQSADSESIILTTKEHFIVTSVLVFISMSISLTTCNLGALLELVGSTTASLTAYILPPATTLALTGKTKTLKERTPYYACIMFGFSIMIVSSTQTILSAIYGTEIKHCEA, encoded by the coding sequence ATGAAAGGTACGAGTAAGCAGCCATACAAAAAGCTCGACAGCAGTGAGCCTGAACCGGCAGCATGCACTTCAAAATCTACAAGACATTCATCACCTATACCTGTATCGTCAGATTTACAATTTGAATTATCAACATTTCATGATTATGAACTGCTTCCAACTACCAGTGGAGCTCGAAACAATAAGAATGTTCAGAATAATGTAGAGTTGAATCTTCAGTTCGAAGACCCAAATGTTTCGCAATtaacaaatccaaataGAGGGAAATCAAATATGTACATGGCATTTATGAATATGGCTAATAGTATTTTGGGAGCTGGGGTTATAGGCCAACCGTTTGCAATTAAAAACTGTGGGCTCATCGGTGGGGTATGTCTAATTGTATTATTGACGATTATTGTAGATTGGACCATCAGGCTTATCGTCATTAATTTGAAGTTGACAGGGAAAACCACTTATCAAGACAGCGTGGAGTTTGCTATGGGTACTAAAGGGAAACTATTGATACTATTTGTTAATGGATTGTTTGCTTTTGGTGGGTGTGTTGGATTTTGCATTATAATTGGGGACAGTATTCCTCATGTTTTGAAGGCATTCTTCCCAAGTCATTCAGAATTATTTCGCAGGAATGTGGTTATATCTGTGGTTACATTGTTCATCTCATATCCATTATCCTTAAATAGGAATATATCTAAGTTGTCGAAAGCTTCAATGTTAGCATTAGTTAGTTTGCTTTTAATTGTGGCACTTGTAATCATCCGAGCACCTAAGGTGGAAGATGAATATAAAGGACAATTTACATGGGAAGAGGCATTCATTACACCAAGAGTCTTCCAAGGGATTTCAATCATTTCTTTTGCGTTGGTGTGTCACCATAATACTAGcttcatatttttctcATTAAAAAATCCTAGTTTGAAAAGGTTTGGTAACTTAACTCATATCAGTTGCATTATTTCCATGCTGGTATGTCTCATAGCAGGTTATGTTGGATTTTTAACGTTTAAAGACAAAACTAAGGGTAAcattttaaataatttCCCAAGTAATGATAATTTCATCAACTTTGCAAGGTTCTGCTTTGGATTTAACATGCTGACCACATTCCCGttagaaatatttgttctACGTGACGTTGTTCGAGACTTATTGTATTTTCAGTCGGCTGACTCTGAAAGTATTATCTTGACCACCAAAGAACACTTCATCGTTACATCTGTACTAGTTTTTATTAGTATGAGCATATCATTAACTACTTGCAACTTGGGTGCTCTACTTGAGTTGGTTGGGTCCACAACTGCCTCGTTAACGGCATATATTCTTCCCCCTGCTACAACTCTAGCATTAACAGgaaaaaccaaaactttaaaagaaaGGACACCCTATTACGCCTGCATTATGTTTGGTTTCAGTATTATGATTGTCAGTAGCACCCAGACAATCCTTTCTGCAATATACGGCACTGAAATTAAGCATTGTGAAGCTTAA